The genomic window AGATGCCCCAGTCGCTAAACTTGTAGATGTTATTAGTAAGCATGCTATTGAGGGAAAAGCGAGTGATATTCATATTGAACCTGTGGATAGAGAATATCGTGTTCGTTTTCGTGTGGATGGTGTTTTACATTCCTCGCTTGTTCTTCCTAAAGAAGTAGGAAAAGCTGTTGTGGCACGTATTAAAATTCTGTCGAACTTAAAAATCGATGAAAAGCGTAAACCACAGGATGGAAGATTTCGTATAGGTGATAAAGATAAATATATTGACTTTCGCGTCTCAACCCTTCCTGTTTTGGATGGTGAAAAAGTAGTTATGCGTGTTCTTGATAAAAATAGTGGCTTGGGAGACATGACCTCGCTTGGACTTATGGGAAGAAATTCTGAAGTCTTTACTTTAAGAATTCGTGATCCTTATGGAATTATCCTTCTTACAGGACCGACAGGTTCAGGAAAATCAACGACACTCTATACTTTCTTAAGAATTCTTAATAAAGAAACAACGAATATTGTTACTCTTGAGGATCCTGTAGAATATTTATTGGATGGAATAAATCAAAGTCAGGTACATCCTGAAATTGGCTATACATTTGCTGCTGGACTCCGATCAATTCTTCGCCAAGATCCTAATGTTATTATGGTAGGAGAGATTCGTGATGCGGAAACTGCAGAACTTTCTATTCATGCAGCTCTTACAGGACATCTTGTTTTTTCTACACTTCATACAAATACAGCAATAGGTGCGATTCCTCGTTTGATTGATATGGGGATGGAGGGTTTTCTTCTTTCTTCCGCTCTTCGTGTCGTGGCCGCACAACGTCTTGTTCGAAGAATTTGTCCTCAATGCAAAGAAGAGCAGAAAGTCCCAGGTACTATACATGAAGCAGTCAAAAAGATTCTTTCTCCTTTAAAGAAAAATCATCTTGAAGATTATAAATTAGATTTAGAAAATCTTGTCTTCTATAAAGGAGCGGGCTGTGATGCTTGTGGGCAGACAGGATATAAAGGTCGTGTTGCTATTTATGAGGTATTGGATGTAGATGATGAAATGACTATAGCTATGACTCAGCCTGGTTTAAATGAAGATGTTATTGAAAAACTTGCTATCAAACAAGGTATGATGTTTTTAAAACAAGACGGTCTTCTCAAGGCTTTACAAGGACTTACAACAATTTCTGAAGTGGAAAGAGTAACTGAAGGAAAAATTGCCGTTGGAGGAGATATGTCAGATGATGTAGGATGATAGAAATTTGATAAGTGAATTAAAAGAAATAGAGGATACTATCGGAGAGAAAAGAATTTTTTATTTAATCAGAGAATGAGAAAGAAATATTATGGATGAAAATGAGAAAAAAGGGAAAAAGGTTCTTTTGGCTGAAGACGATGTTTTCGTGAGTGATGTCTATAGTATGCGCCTTCGAAAAGAGGGTTATGATGTAACACTTGCCAAAGACGGACGAGAAGCACTTGATCAATTAAATCGAGATATTCCTGACATTCTTCTTCTTGATATCATGATGCCGTATATGGATGGAATGGAAGTATTGGAAATAGTGAAGAAAAAAGAAGAATTTAAAAATATTCCAGTTATTATGCTTACGAATCTTTCTGAAAAAGAGAATATACAAAAAACAATTGAAATGGGAGCAAGTGATTATCTTATAAAATCTCATTTTACTCCTTCAGAGGTTGTTGAAAAGGTTAATATTACCCTTTTTCAAGAGTAATTCGAGTAAAGTATATTTGTATGGTATACTTTTAGATACAAAGAATTGATATAAAAATATGGATCGTTTGCACATAGAACAAAAAATAAAAAATTTATTTCGACTCGTTCCTCAACAAGGAGCATCTGATCTTCATCTTGTTGTGGGGAGATACCCAACCCTTCGTATTGACGGAAGACTTTTTTCTATTACTCAGGGTGAAATTCTTAAAGATGAAGACACAAAAGCATTTGCTTCCGTTCTTTTATCTGAACGAGAAAAGAAGGAACTTGCTGAAAATGGACAGGTTGATTTCTCTTACGATTTTGAAGGAAAAATGCGATTTCGTGTAAATACTTTTTATCAGCAAGGATATACAAGTATTGTTATGCGACTTATTATGAAAGATATCCGAACATTGGAAGAACTTCATGTCCCAGATATGCTTTATGAAGTAGGTAAATTTTCACAAGGCCTGGTTTTAATTACGGGTCCTGTAGGACATGGGAAATCAACTACACTTGCGGCGATCATTGATCATATAAATCACAATCAAGATAAAAACATTATTACAATAGAAGATCCTATAGAATTTATACATCAGCAAGATCGTTGTATTATTTCCCAACGCGAAGTAGGAAAGGATGCGGAAAGTTATCCCAAAGCACTGAAGGCTATTTTTCGTGAAGATGTAAATGTTGTTCTTTTGGGAGAGCTCCGAGATCTTGATACGATAAGTACAGTTATGACGGCCGCAGAAACAGGTCATCTTATTTTTGCTACGCTCCACACAAATGACAGCTCACAAACGATAGACCGTATTGTGGATGTTTTCCCTGCATATCAGCAAAATCAAATTCGTTCTCAGCTCGCAAGTGTTCTTGTTGCGGTTACGTCACAAAGATTGGTTCCAAGAATTGATGGAGGAAGAATCCCTGCTCTGGAGATTATGTTCAAAAATAGTGCTATAGAAAATCTTATTCGTGAAAATAAAGCTTTCCAGATAAATAATGTTATCGAAACAAATTTAAATCAAGGAATGATTTCTCTAGATAAGTCATTGGCAACCTTGGCTCAACAAGGGCTCATTACCATCGAGAATGCCTTTGCATATGCAAGAAATAAAGATTATATTAAAATGCTTTTGCGAACATAAATAACGTATTCTATAAAAAAATAGTATGATGAATATATGAAATATCGTTTTATTGCCAAAGATAAAGAAGGAAAAACAAAAACAGGTTTCGTTGAATCCAATGATGCCAAAGGAGCAACGCTCCTCCTTCAGAGTAATCAACTTGTGGTTATTTCTTTGGAACAGGCTAATCGGGGTGGTCTTTCGAGCGAATTAAGTTATTTATGGGAAGGTGTAAAGGCTTCAGAATTAGTTATGCTGTTTCGACAGCTTACGACGCTTCTTGAAGCAAAGGTTCCTATACTCGTTTCTTTTCGTGTAATCGAAAAACAGGTTGCTAATGCATATCTTCGTCGGATTATGAAAGAGGTGGGAGATGATATAGAAGATGGAACGCCTCTTTTTGAAAGTCTTTCTCGTCATCCCAAAGTATTTACTCCCCTTATGGTGAGTATGATAAAATCAGGAGAAGTCTCAGGACATTTACAAAGTTCTTTTTCTTATATCGCTGGAAATCTTGAGAAAAATTATGCTCTCACTTCCAAAATAAAAAGTGCACTTACATACCCAGGATTTGTACTAAGCGCGGCGATTATCGTAGGTTTTCTCGTGATAACGTTTATTTTACCAAATCTATCTTCCATTATTAGAGAAATGGGAAGTCAAGAAATTCCATGGTATACAGAACTTCTTATGGCAACAGGAGATTTCTTTCAGAACTATTGGTGGGTCGTTGCAGGATCAATTATTGCTTTGATCGGAACTTCTTATTATTATGTCCAAACTCCTGTAGGAAAACGTGAATGGGATAGGGTAAAATTAAAATTGCCAGTTATTGGGAGATTGTTTCAGTATATGTATATTTCAAGATTTTCAGATAACTTTGCCACGCTTCTTTCAGGAGGAATACCCATTGCTTCCGCTCTTCAGATCGTAGCGAGCGTCGTAGGAAATGGTGAATATGAACAAGTTATTTTGTCCGCTGGGGATGAAGTAAAAAAAGGAGGAAGTATTAGTACGGCGTTTCGGAAACGTCCAGATCTTTTCCCTACGATAGTGCCACAAATGCTTGAAATTGGCGAAGAAACAGGAAAGACAGAAGATACGCTCAAAAGTGTAACGTCTTTCTATGATCAAGAAACGGATAATATGGCAAGAAATATGACCTCACTTATAGAACCTGTTCTTATCGTTGCTTTGGGTATAGGTGTCGCTGTTATGGTGGTGGGAGTGCTCTTGCCGGTGTATAGCATTTCTTCACAAGCAATGCAATAAAAAAAATGTGTTATAATATTTTATAAATTAAAAAATAAAGGATAATAAAAAATATGAAAAAAAATATGGATACTGTATAATATTCTTTTAGACGATAAAATAAAAATATTTTTGTGGAAGATTCGTATATAAATAAAAGA from Candidatus Moraniibacteriota bacterium includes these protein-coding regions:
- a CDS encoding type II/IV secretion system protein, which gives rise to MFEQNTSKTDVATKLSTQGGAVFTGDGTEKINPHILRIIPEDTARKYRVVAVEQQDNVVRVIMEDTQNVQTLSILQFLARKEKIEFDVMIAKASVIDNVLGQYETAERLLEKAVQNLKDDDEASLIIEDESDADNVVSSFQDAPVAKLVDVISKHAIEGKASDIHIEPVDREYRVRFRVDGVLHSSLVLPKEVGKAVVARIKILSNLKIDEKRKPQDGRFRIGDKDKYIDFRVSTLPVLDGEKVVMRVLDKNSGLGDMTSLGLMGRNSEVFTLRIRDPYGIILLTGPTGSGKSTTLYTFLRILNKETTNIVTLEDPVEYLLDGINQSQVHPEIGYTFAAGLRSILRQDPNVIMVGEIRDAETAELSIHAALTGHLVFSTLHTNTAIGAIPRLIDMGMEGFLLSSALRVVAAQRLVRRICPQCKEEQKVPGTIHEAVKKILSPLKKNHLEDYKLDLENLVFYKGAGCDACGQTGYKGRVAIYEVLDVDDEMTIAMTQPGLNEDVIEKLAIKQGMMFLKQDGLLKALQGLTTISEVERVTEGKIAVGGDMSDDVG
- a CDS encoding response regulator, producing MDENEKKGKKVLLAEDDVFVSDVYSMRLRKEGYDVTLAKDGREALDQLNRDIPDILLLDIMMPYMDGMEVLEIVKKKEEFKNIPVIMLTNLSEKENIQKTIEMGASDYLIKSHFTPSEVVEKVNITLFQE
- a CDS encoding type II secretion system F family protein, whose protein sequence is MKYRFIAKDKEGKTKTGFVESNDAKGATLLLQSNQLVVISLEQANRGGLSSELSYLWEGVKASELVMLFRQLTTLLEAKVPILVSFRVIEKQVANAYLRRIMKEVGDDIEDGTPLFESLSRHPKVFTPLMVSMIKSGEVSGHLQSSFSYIAGNLEKNYALTSKIKSALTYPGFVLSAAIIVGFLVITFILPNLSSIIREMGSQEIPWYTELLMATGDFFQNYWWVVAGSIIALIGTSYYYVQTPVGKREWDRVKLKLPVIGRLFQYMYISRFSDNFATLLSGGIPIASALQIVASVVGNGEYEQVILSAGDEVKKGGSISTAFRKRPDLFPTIVPQMLEIGEETGKTEDTLKSVTSFYDQETDNMARNMTSLIEPVLIVALGIGVAVMVVGVLLPVYSISSQAMQ
- a CDS encoding PilT/PilU family type 4a pilus ATPase, translated to MDRLHIEQKIKNLFRLVPQQGASDLHLVVGRYPTLRIDGRLFSITQGEILKDEDTKAFASVLLSEREKKELAENGQVDFSYDFEGKMRFRVNTFYQQGYTSIVMRLIMKDIRTLEELHVPDMLYEVGKFSQGLVLITGPVGHGKSTTLAAIIDHINHNQDKNIITIEDPIEFIHQQDRCIISQREVGKDAESYPKALKAIFREDVNVVLLGELRDLDTISTVMTAAETGHLIFATLHTNDSSQTIDRIVDVFPAYQQNQIRSQLASVLVAVTSQRLVPRIDGGRIPALEIMFKNSAIENLIRENKAFQINNVIETNLNQGMISLDKSLATLAQQGLITIENAFAYARNKDYIKMLLRT